In Kordia antarctica, the following proteins share a genomic window:
- a CDS encoding HD family phosphohydrolase, with product MKQLITKLYKNQSFVYKIFLYVLTTVLVVYLFPKGGKFQYEFQKGKPWQYETLIAQFDFPITKTAEEVDKEKATISANAKTYYNYNKQVVERVKNDFDEQFDELFPIDSIIDRNSFSRLKSKANKLLANFYRNGVIATIDESKTDQLVVLIQDNVERNVSYNSFTKLNNLQKYIKDFVEQQVLENYETQLYNLFFEIIEPNVEINQQFTNEALLQQLSEIAYTRGNIQEGFRIIAKGEVVEGEKLATLNSLKKVYESQVWNESNYNWIVFGYTIQVALALLMLLLFIRKYRPDIYDNNNKVTFIFMNIVFMIVLTTLVVKYNSNYVYVVPLCILPLILKAFFDARLGLFAHVLTVLLLGFIVPNSSEYIFLQIIAGIVTILTVSELYKRANLFISVGQITLIYIVAYFAFHITHEGGIKFTEVFSRNELGQVHVIWIYFMQFMLCGLATLFVQPLIYIYEKIFGLVSDVSLLELSDTNSKLLKRLANEAPGTFHHSLQVANLAEAAASEIGANTMLVRVGALYHDIGKMNNPTFFIENQATSVNPHDELAPDESATIIIDHVLDGIEIAKSNKLPDRIIDFIRTHHGTSTVYYFYKKAKELDEDVSIENFQYPGPIPFSKETAILMMADSVEAASKSLKEPTFQKIDQFVERIIDKQMDELQFMNADITLKEIVIIKKVLKKKLNNIYHLRIEYPE from the coding sequence ATGAAGCAGCTCATTACCAAGTTATATAAGAATCAGTCGTTTGTATATAAAATATTTTTATACGTACTAACAACGGTTTTGGTTGTGTACCTTTTCCCGAAAGGAGGAAAATTTCAATATGAGTTTCAAAAAGGAAAACCTTGGCAATATGAAACACTCATAGCACAATTTGATTTTCCCATTACAAAAACAGCGGAGGAAGTTGATAAGGAAAAAGCGACTATTAGTGCCAATGCAAAAACATACTACAATTACAATAAGCAAGTTGTAGAGCGTGTCAAAAACGATTTTGACGAGCAGTTTGATGAACTTTTTCCTATTGATAGTATTATTGATAGAAATAGCTTTTCACGCTTAAAATCTAAAGCAAATAAATTACTGGCTAATTTTTATAGAAATGGTGTCATTGCTACGATTGATGAATCTAAAACGGATCAATTAGTAGTGCTCATTCAAGATAATGTAGAACGAAATGTGAGTTATAACAGTTTTACCAAGCTTAATAATTTACAGAAATACATCAAGGATTTTGTAGAACAACAAGTTTTGGAAAACTATGAAACGCAGTTGTATAACTTGTTTTTTGAAATCATTGAGCCCAATGTAGAAATCAATCAGCAATTTACAAATGAAGCACTTTTACAACAGTTAAGTGAGATTGCGTACACACGCGGAAATATTCAAGAAGGTTTCCGAATAATTGCAAAAGGAGAAGTCGTAGAAGGTGAGAAATTAGCAACCTTAAATTCACTCAAAAAAGTATACGAGTCGCAGGTCTGGAACGAATCCAATTACAATTGGATCGTATTTGGCTACACAATTCAAGTCGCGTTGGCATTGTTAATGTTGTTGCTATTCATTCGAAAATACCGTCCAGATATTTATGATAATAACAACAAAGTAACGTTCATTTTCATGAATATTGTATTTATGATTGTATTAACAACGTTGGTTGTAAAATACAATTCCAACTATGTATATGTGGTGCCATTATGTATTTTGCCTTTAATTTTAAAAGCATTCTTTGATGCGCGCTTGGGATTATTTGCACACGTATTAACGGTTTTATTACTAGGTTTTATTGTACCAAATAGCTCGGAATATATCTTTTTGCAAATCATTGCAGGAATTGTAACCATTTTGACGGTTTCTGAACTTTACAAACGCGCAAATCTATTTATTTCTGTCGGGCAGATAACACTCATTTACATTGTAGCGTATTTTGCGTTTCACATTACGCATGAAGGCGGCATCAAATTTACGGAAGTTTTCAGTAGAAACGAATTAGGGCAAGTACATGTCATTTGGATTTATTTTATGCAATTTATGCTCTGCGGATTGGCAACATTATTTGTACAACCATTAATTTATATTTATGAGAAGATTTTTGGACTCGTGTCCGATGTATCTCTGTTAGAACTTTCAGACACCAATTCTAAACTTTTGAAGCGACTCGCTAACGAAGCACCAGGAACATTTCATCACTCACTACAAGTGGCAAATTTGGCGGAAGCAGCGGCAAGCGAAATAGGCGCAAACACAATGTTGGTTAGAGTAGGAGCGTTGTATCATGACATTGGAAAAATGAACAATCCGACATTTTTTATAGAAAATCAGGCAACTTCGGTAAATCCGCATGACGAATTAGCGCCAGATGAAAGTGCGACAATAATAATAGATCATGTATTAGATGGAATCGAAATTGCAAAAAGTAACAAATTACCCGATCGTATTATAGACTTCATCCGAACACATCACGGAACATCAACAGTGTATTACTTCTACAAAAAAGCGAAAGAGTTGGACGAAGACGTGTCAATTGAAAACTTCCAATATCCTGGCCCGATTCCATTTTCAAAAGAAACGGCAATTCTCATGATGGCAGATTCGGTAGAAGCGGCTTCTAAAAGTTTAAAAGAGCCAACTTTCCAAAAAATAGACCAATTCGTAGAACGCATCATTGACAAGCAAATGGACGAGTTGCAATTTATGAATGCAGATATCACTTTAAAAGAAATTGTAATCATTAAAAAAGTACTCAAAAAGAAGCTAAATAACATCTATCATTTACGAATTGAATATCCAGAATAA
- a CDS encoding acetyl-CoA C-acyltransferase, translating into MSKEVVIVAAARTPIGSFLGALSTIPAPQLGATAIKGALAQINLAPEHVQEVIMGNVVQAGTGQAPARQAAIFAGIPNTVPCTTINKVCASGMKAVMQAAQAIALGDADVIVAGGMENMSLIPHYYHARTGTKFGPATLEDGMQRDGLVDVYDNVAMGVCADACATEYKFSREDQDAFAIQSYERSAKAWAEGKFANEVVSVEVPQRRGEPVIVSEDEEYKNVKMDKIPTLRAAFTKDGTVTAANASTINDGAGAMVLMSAEKAAELGLKPLATIKGYADAAHEPEWFTTAPAKALPKALAKANLSIEDIEYFEFNEAFSIVGLANMKILGLTDKNVNVNGGAVSLGHPLGCSGVRILITLLNVLEQNNAKLGAAAICNGGGGASALILERA; encoded by the coding sequence ATGAGTAAAGAAGTTGTCATTGTTGCAGCTGCAAGAACTCCAATCGGAAGTTTTTTGGGCGCTTTATCTACTATACCAGCTCCACAGTTAGGAGCAACAGCTATTAAAGGTGCGTTGGCACAAATAAATTTAGCTCCAGAACATGTTCAGGAAGTGATTATGGGAAATGTTGTTCAGGCAGGAACTGGACAAGCTCCTGCACGACAAGCCGCTATTTTTGCTGGAATTCCGAATACAGTTCCGTGTACAACGATTAATAAAGTATGTGCATCAGGAATGAAAGCCGTAATGCAAGCTGCGCAAGCAATTGCATTGGGCGATGCAGATGTTATTGTTGCTGGAGGAATGGAAAACATGAGTTTAATTCCACATTATTACCACGCAAGAACAGGAACTAAATTTGGTCCTGCCACATTGGAAGATGGAATGCAACGAGATGGTTTGGTTGATGTGTATGATAATGTAGCAATGGGCGTTTGCGCGGATGCGTGTGCCACAGAATATAAATTTTCAAGAGAAGATCAAGATGCATTTGCAATTCAGTCGTATGAACGTTCAGCGAAAGCTTGGGCTGAAGGAAAGTTTGCAAATGAAGTAGTTTCTGTGGAAGTTCCACAACGAAGAGGCGAACCAGTTATTGTAAGCGAAGATGAAGAGTATAAGAATGTAAAAATGGACAAAATTCCAACTTTGCGTGCTGCTTTTACTAAAGATGGAACTGTAACTGCTGCCAATGCTTCTACAATTAATGATGGCGCTGGCGCAATGGTTTTAATGAGTGCAGAGAAAGCTGCGGAGTTAGGCTTGAAACCTCTAGCAACCATAAAAGGATATGCAGATGCGGCGCATGAACCAGAATGGTTTACGACAGCACCTGCAAAAGCACTTCCGAAAGCATTAGCAAAAGCAAATTTGAGTATTGAAGATATTGAGTATTTTGAATTTAACGAAGCTTTTTCAATTGTTGGACTTGCCAATATGAAAATTCTTGGATTGACAGATAAAAATGTAAACGTAAATGGTGGAGCAGTTTCTTTAGGACATCCGCTAGGTTGCTCTGGCGTTCGTATTTTGATTACTTTACTGAATGTTTTAGAACAGAATAATGCAAAGTTAGGAGCTGCAGCTATTTGTAATGGTGGCGGTGGCGCTTCTGCATTAATTTTAGAAAGAGCTTAA
- a CDS encoding C40 family peptidase — MQYGICNLSIVPLRAEPTDTSELVSQVLYGEHFKVLEQRKKWSKIRIAFDKYEGWIDNKQYLEVTEEIYKEKNKEKLILSADLVEFITNDSLLMPIPIGSVLNSLSLLSHEHDGNTIGGIHPKATIIKTSYMYLGAPYLWGGKTPFGIDCSGFTQMVYKLNGYKLLRDASQQAMQGEALSFIEESEPGDLAFFDNEEGTIIHVGIIMEDNYIIHAHGKVRIDRIDHSGIFNVETKRHTHRLRVIKKIV, encoded by the coding sequence ATGCAATACGGAATTTGCAATTTGAGTATTGTTCCGCTTCGTGCTGAACCAACTGATACGAGTGAACTTGTATCACAGGTTTTGTATGGAGAACATTTTAAAGTGTTGGAACAACGCAAAAAGTGGAGTAAAATCCGTATTGCATTTGACAAGTACGAAGGTTGGATTGATAATAAACAATATTTAGAAGTCACTGAGGAAATTTATAAAGAGAAAAATAAAGAAAAGTTGATTCTCTCGGCTGATTTGGTTGAGTTTATTACGAATGATTCCCTTTTAATGCCAATTCCTATTGGTTCCGTTTTGAATTCGTTGTCGTTATTGTCACATGAACATGATGGAAATACGATTGGCGGAATTCATCCAAAAGCAACTATTATTAAAACTTCGTATATGTATTTGGGCGCGCCGTATTTATGGGGCGGAAAAACACCTTTCGGGATAGATTGTTCTGGTTTTACACAAATGGTGTATAAACTGAATGGTTATAAGTTATTGCGTGATGCTTCTCAGCAAGCTATGCAAGGTGAAGCGTTGAGTTTTATTGAAGAAAGTGAACCTGGCGATTTAGCTTTTTTTGATAATGAAGAAGGCACTATTATTCACGTCGGAATCATTATGGAAGATAATTATATTATTCACGCACATGGAAAAGTTCGTATTGATCGCATAGATCATTCAGGAATTTTTAATGTAGAAACTAAACGACATACACACAGACTTCGTGTGATTAAGAAGATTGTTTGA
- a CDS encoding tetratricopeptide repeat protein yields MKKTILIFSAMLITAFSFAQKKELRAVEKALKKGNTTEAKATLSSISSTIESADAKYKAQYYFLKGRTYQELAEKGMDTDASLKIAGDAYNKLFAFEKEQKDFEYTKEAKPMLQTMISKIVEKAIASQKEENYKKASELLYLSYTLQPENKNFLYFAASNSISEKDYDTALKYYVELKETGYTGEETQYYAINVADGKKESFAEKTLRDVSVRVKSHSNPTEEKTKSRLPEIVKNISWIYTNHIGDNEKALAAVEDAIAMNPNDASLLLTKGNIYYKMGDTAKFKEIMQEIIAKNPNDVDSYYNIGVISAENGDVEEARAAYKKVLELDPGYVNAAINLSKTYLDESSDVVDKMNELGNSSADNRKYDEYKAQQTALYRKSLAVLEGISESVPNDVSILKQLKGLYSFLGESEKVKKVKAKLAELGEQ; encoded by the coding sequence ATGAAGAAAACAATTTTAATTTTCTCAGCAATGTTAATTACGGCATTTTCTTTTGCACAAAAGAAAGAATTAAGAGCCGTTGAGAAAGCATTGAAAAAAGGAAACACTACAGAAGCTAAAGCAACGTTATCTAGTATTTCATCTACAATAGAAAGTGCTGATGCAAAATACAAAGCACAATATTACTTTCTAAAAGGAAGAACGTATCAAGAACTTGCTGAAAAAGGAATGGATACGGATGCTTCTTTAAAAATAGCTGGTGATGCTTACAATAAATTATTTGCTTTTGAAAAAGAGCAAAAAGATTTTGAATACACCAAAGAAGCGAAGCCAATGTTGCAAACAATGATTAGTAAAATTGTTGAAAAAGCCATTGCCTCTCAAAAAGAAGAAAACTATAAGAAAGCTTCAGAGCTATTGTATTTATCGTATACATTACAGCCAGAAAATAAAAATTTCTTATACTTCGCGGCATCGAACTCAATTTCTGAAAAAGATTATGATACTGCTTTAAAGTATTATGTAGAGTTAAAAGAAACAGGATATACAGGTGAAGAAACTCAGTATTATGCTATTAATGTAGCAGACGGTAAAAAAGAATCGTTCGCAGAAAAAACATTAAGAGATGTATCTGTAAGAGTAAAATCACATTCAAATCCAACAGAAGAAAAAACAAAATCTAGATTACCAGAGATTGTAAAAAACATTTCTTGGATTTACACCAACCATATTGGTGACAATGAGAAAGCTTTAGCAGCCGTAGAAGATGCAATTGCAATGAATCCTAATGATGCTTCACTTTTATTGACAAAAGGAAACATCTACTACAAAATGGGAGATACTGCAAAATTCAAAGAAATCATGCAAGAAATCATTGCTAAAAACCCTAATGATGTAGATTCTTATTACAATATTGGTGTAATTAGTGCTGAAAATGGTGATGTTGAAGAGGCAAGAGCCGCATACAAAAAAGTACTAGAATTAGATCCTGGATATGTAAATGCAGCAATCAACTTATCTAAAACATACTTAGACGAGTCGTCAGATGTTGTTGATAAAATGAACGAACTAGGAAATTCATCAGCAGATAACAGAAAATATGATGAATACAAAGCGCAACAAACTGCATTGTATAGAAAGTCATTAGCAGTATTAGAAGGAATTTCTGAAAGTGTTCCCAATGATGTTAGTATCCTAAAGCAATTAAAAGGATTATATTCTTTCTTAGGAGAAAGTGAAAAAGTCAAAAAAGTGAAAGCTAAATTGGCTGAGTTAGGAGAGCAATAA
- the gyrA gene encoding DNA gyrase subunit A, with the protein MAEGEKLIPINIEDEMKSAYIDYSMSVIVSRALPDVRDGMKPVHRRVLFGMHELGVRSGSAHKKSARIVGEVLGKYHPHGDTSVYDAMVRMAQEWSLRYMLVDGQGNFGSIDGDSPAAMRYTEARMRKIADDMLADIDKDTVDHSLNFDDTLKEPTVLPTRVPGLLINGASGIAVGMATNMPPHNLSEVIDGIHAYIENNDIEIDELIQHVKAPDFPTGGIIYGYDGVREAFKTGRGKVVMRAKATMEEVQGRECIIVTEIPYQVNKADMIKKTADLVNDKKIDGISTIRDESDRKGMRIVYILKRDAIPNIVLNTLYKYTALQSSFSVNNIALVHGRPQLLNLKEMIHHFVEHRHVVVTRRTEYELRKAEERAHILEGLIIASDNIDEVIAIIRGSQNAEDARNNLITRFELTEIQAKAIVEMRLRQLTGLEQDKLRGEYDDIMKSIDDYRDILANKSRRMDIIKEELTVIKDKYGDERRSLIEYAGGDVSIEDLIPDEKVVITISHAGYIKRTSLTEYKEQNRGGVGQKGSATRNEDFLEHLFVGTNHQYMLFFTQKGKCFWMRVYEIPEGSKASKGRAIQNLINIEKDDKVKAFICTQSLKDDEYINSHYVIMATKKGQVKKTPLEQYSRPRTNGINAITIKEGDELLEAKLTTGNSQVMLAVKSGKAIRFEEEKTRPMGRNASGVRGIRLANEKDEVIGMVAVNDMESNILVVSENGYGKRSSLEDYRITNRGGKGVKTISVTEKTGKLVAIKNVTDDDGLMIINKSGIAIRMSVSDLRVMGRATQGVRLINIKGKDSIAAVAKVKNEDEDEDVEDVENTGVTEDGTAVDIDDNSDNETEEE; encoded by the coding sequence ATGGCAGAAGGAGAAAAATTAATCCCTATTAATATTGAAGATGAGATGAAGTCTGCTTACATCGATTATTCGATGTCAGTCATTGTGTCACGTGCGCTTCCAGATGTAAGAGATGGTATGAAACCCGTACATCGTAGAGTATTGTTTGGAATGCATGAACTCGGAGTTCGGTCTGGCTCGGCTCATAAGAAATCTGCAAGAATTGTTGGAGAAGTATTAGGTAAGTATCACCCACACGGAGATACATCTGTATACGACGCAATGGTTCGTATGGCGCAAGAATGGAGTTTGCGTTATATGCTAGTAGATGGACAAGGTAACTTCGGATCTATTGATGGAGATAGTCCTGCAGCAATGCGTTATACGGAAGCAAGAATGCGCAAGATAGCTGACGATATGTTGGCAGATATTGACAAAGACACCGTTGATCATTCTTTGAACTTTGATGACACCTTAAAAGAACCAACAGTATTGCCTACAAGAGTTCCAGGTTTGTTAATTAATGGAGCATCAGGGATTGCAGTTGGTATGGCAACAAATATGCCGCCACACAATTTATCAGAAGTTATTGATGGAATTCATGCGTATATTGAAAACAATGACATCGAAATTGATGAGTTGATTCAACACGTAAAAGCACCCGATTTTCCAACAGGTGGAATTATCTATGGATATGATGGTGTTCGTGAAGCGTTTAAAACAGGACGAGGAAAAGTTGTCATGCGTGCGAAAGCTACGATGGAAGAAGTGCAAGGTAGAGAATGTATTATTGTAACTGAAATTCCATATCAAGTCAATAAAGCAGACATGATTAAGAAAACTGCTGACTTGGTAAATGATAAAAAAATTGATGGTATTTCTACGATTCGTGATGAATCTGATAGAAAAGGAATGCGTATCGTTTATATCTTAAAGCGTGATGCGATTCCAAATATTGTCTTAAATACATTATATAAGTATACTGCATTACAATCATCATTCAGTGTAAATAATATTGCATTGGTTCATGGACGTCCACAATTATTGAATCTAAAAGAAATGATTCATCACTTTGTGGAACACAGACATGTAGTTGTAACGCGTAGAACTGAATATGAATTACGCAAAGCAGAAGAGCGCGCGCATATTTTAGAAGGTTTAATTATTGCATCTGATAATATTGATGAGGTAATTGCTATTATTAGAGGTTCGCAAAATGCTGAAGATGCTCGTAATAATTTGATCACACGTTTTGAATTGACAGAGATTCAAGCCAAAGCGATTGTGGAAATGCGTTTACGTCAGTTAACAGGTCTGGAACAAGACAAGTTACGTGGTGAGTACGACGACATCATGAAAAGCATTGACGATTACCGTGATATTTTGGCAAATAAGTCAAGAAGAATGGACATCATCAAAGAAGAACTTACGGTTATCAAAGATAAATACGGAGATGAAAGACGTTCGTTAATTGAATATGCTGGTGGAGATGTTAGTATTGAAGATTTAATTCCTGATGAAAAAGTAGTTATTACAATTTCGCATGCAGGATACATTAAGCGTACTTCATTAACAGAATATAAAGAACAAAATAGAGGTGGCGTTGGGCAAAAAGGAAGTGCAACTAGAAACGAAGATTTCTTAGAGCATCTATTTGTTGGAACCAATCACCAATATATGCTATTCTTTACGCAAAAAGGAAAATGTTTCTGGATGCGTGTATATGAAATTCCAGAAGGAAGTAAAGCATCTAAAGGAAGAGCAATTCAGAACTTAATCAACATTGAAAAAGATGATAAAGTAAAAGCATTCATCTGTACACAAAGTTTAAAAGATGATGAATATATTAATAGTCACTATGTGATTATGGCTACGAAGAAAGGTCAAGTGAAAAAGACACCTTTGGAGCAGTATTCTCGTCCACGTACCAATGGTATTAATGCAATTACCATTAAAGAAGGCGATGAACTGTTAGAAGCAAAGTTAACTACTGGAAACAGTCAAGTAATGTTAGCTGTAAAATCTGGAAAAGCAATTCGATTTGAAGAAGAGAAAACACGACCAATGGGAAGAAATGCTTCTGGTGTTCGTGGAATTAGACTCGCTAATGAAAAAGATGAAGTTATAGGAATGGTTGCTGTAAACGATATGGAAAGCAACATTTTAGTAGTTTCTGAAAATGGATATGGAAAACGATCTAGCTTAGAAGATTACCGAATTACGAACCGTGGTGGAAAAGGAGTAAAGACCATTTCTGTAACGGAAAAAACTGGAAAGTTGGTTGCGATTAAGAACGTAACGGACGATGATGGTTTAATGATTATCAACAAATCTGGTATTGCAATTCGTATGTCTGTTTCTGATTTAAGAGTAATGGGAAGAGCAACGCAAGGAGTTCGATTAATCAACATAAAAGGAAAAGATTCTATTGCAGCGGTAGCCAAAGTGAAGAATGAAGATGAGGATGAAGACGTTGAAGATGTTGAAAACACTGGTGTTACAGAAGATGGCACGGCTGTTGATATAGATGACAATAGTGACAACGAAACGGAAGAAGAATAA